The following coding sequences lie in one Ctenopharyngodon idella isolate HZGC_01 chromosome 11, HZGC01, whole genome shotgun sequence genomic window:
- the LOC127523010 gene encoding uncharacterized protein LOC127523010 isoform X3 produces the protein MPGSTLKMCRSCNVHISVACKTCKHCGQKQDMKKAVKLSKQKINDKWVKNMKGGNNFCKLLNSANVLIHKMHALGRYPLLLLGKRNVFGTFSTDVITANSFLSPEEVSIDTIKNIFTSLLKVKYSAQDSGVETCIQSMSSSEEDRGASNKGDDLSGSTGEDVVTLFLTPVDLSCEPSHKKRILEKSKGPEDSVQASASAPNALHLPISKLITGPEDSVQASASASNALHLPISKLITGPEDSVQASASAPNALHLPVSKLITGPEDSVQASASAPNALHLPISKLIIGPEDSVQASASAPNALHLPISKLITGPEDSVQASASAPNALHLPISKLITGPEDSVQASASAPNALHLPVSKLITGPEDSVQASASAHNALHLPVSKLKKFNYKIKDCPVHLNKEDFPFVKTMGTRISRNGKKETKVRWQPCSGCGVKWKDTWEPYELFHSVE, from the exons ATGCCTGGATCCACACTAAAAATGTGCAGATCATGCAATGTCCACATTTCAGTGGCGTGCAAAACCTGCAAACATTGCGGGCAAAAACAAGACATGAAAAAGGCAGTAaaactttcaaaacaaaaaataaatgacaagtGGGTCAAAAACATGAAAGGTGGAAATAATTTTTGTAAACTCCTAAATTCTGCAAATGTTTTG ATTCACAAAATGCATGCCTTAGGGAGGTATCCTCTTCTTCTCTTGGGGAAGAGGAATGTTTTTGGAACCTTCTCAACTGACGTGATCACAGCCAATTCCTTTTTATCCCCAGAGGAGGTGTCCATTGACACAATAAAGAACATCTTTACAAGTCTTCTAAAAG tgaaatattctGCCCAGGACAGTGGAGTTGAGACATGCATCCAAAGCATGTCGTCCAGTGAGGAAGATCGTGGTGCTAGCAATAAAGGGGATGATCTCAGTGGCAGCACTGGTGAGGATGTTGTTACTTTATTCCTTACTCCAGTGGATCTCTCATGCGAACCCTCTCACAAAAAGAGGATCCTGGAGAAATCTAAAG GTCCTGAGGACTCTGTCCAAGCCTCTGCTTCAGCACCCAATGCCCTTCATCTACCCATCTCAAAATTGATTACAG GTCCTGAGGACTCTGTCCAAGCCTCTGCTTCAGCATCCAATGCCCTTCATCTACCCATCTCAAAATTGATTACAG GTCCTGAGGACTCTGTCCAAGCCTCTGCTTCAGCACCCAATGCCCTTCATCTACCCGTCTCAAAATTGATTACAG GTCCTGAGGACTCTGTCCAAGCCTCTGCTTCAGCACCCAATGCCCTTCATCTACCCATCTCAAAACTGATTATAG GTCCTGAGGACTCTGTCCAAGCCTCTGCTTCAGCACCCAATGCCCTTCATCTACCCATCTCAAAATTGATTACAG GTCCTGAGGACTCTGTCCAAGCCTCTGCTTCAGCACCCAATGCCCTTCATCTACCCATCTCAAAATTGATTACAG GTCCTGAGGACTCTGTCCAAGCCTCTGCTTCAGCACCCAATGCCCTTCATCTACCCGTCTCAAAATTGATTACAG GTCCTGAGGACTCTGTCCAAGCCTCTGCTTCAGCACACAATGCCCTTCATCTACCCGTCTCAAAATTGAAGAAATTTAACTACAAGATTAAAG ACTGCCCAGTGCATTTAAACAAAGAAGACTTTCCATTTGTAAAAACCATGGGAACGAGAATATCAAGAAAT GGGAAAAAAGAGACAAAGGTGCGCTGGCAGCCTTGCTCTGGCTG TGGAGTAAAGTGGAAGGACACGTGGGAGCCTTATGAACTTTTTCATTCAGttgaataa
- the LOC127523010 gene encoding uncharacterized protein LOC127523010 isoform X8 has product MPGSTLKMCRSCNVHISVACKTCKHCGQKQDMKKAVKLSKQKINDKWVKNMKGGNNFCKLLNSANVLIHKMHALGRYPLLLLGKRNVFGTFSTDVITANSFLSPEEVSIDTIKNIFTSLLKVKYSAQDSGVETCIQSMSSSEEDRGASNKGDDLSGSTGEDVVTLFLTPVDLSCEPSHKKRILEKSKGPEDSVQASASAPNALHLPISKLITGPEDSVQASASASNALHLPISKLITGPEDSVQASASAPNALHLPVSKLITGPEDSVQASASAPNALHLPISKLITGPEDSVQASASAPNALHLPVSKLITGPEDSVQASASAHNALHLPVSKLKKFNYKIKDCPVHLNKEDFPFVKTMGTRISRNGKKETKVRWQPCSGCGVKWKDTWEPYELFHSVE; this is encoded by the exons ATGCCTGGATCCACACTAAAAATGTGCAGATCATGCAATGTCCACATTTCAGTGGCGTGCAAAACCTGCAAACATTGCGGGCAAAAACAAGACATGAAAAAGGCAGTAaaactttcaaaacaaaaaataaatgacaagtGGGTCAAAAACATGAAAGGTGGAAATAATTTTTGTAAACTCCTAAATTCTGCAAATGTTTTG ATTCACAAAATGCATGCCTTAGGGAGGTATCCTCTTCTTCTCTTGGGGAAGAGGAATGTTTTTGGAACCTTCTCAACTGACGTGATCACAGCCAATTCCTTTTTATCCCCAGAGGAGGTGTCCATTGACACAATAAAGAACATCTTTACAAGTCTTCTAAAAG tgaaatattctGCCCAGGACAGTGGAGTTGAGACATGCATCCAAAGCATGTCGTCCAGTGAGGAAGATCGTGGTGCTAGCAATAAAGGGGATGATCTCAGTGGCAGCACTGGTGAGGATGTTGTTACTTTATTCCTTACTCCAGTGGATCTCTCATGCGAACCCTCTCACAAAAAGAGGATCCTGGAGAAATCTAAAG GTCCTGAGGACTCTGTCCAAGCCTCTGCTTCAGCACCCAATGCCCTTCATCTACCCATCTCAAAATTGATTACAG GTCCTGAGGACTCTGTCCAAGCCTCTGCTTCAGCATCCAATGCCCTTCATCTACCCATCTCAAAATTGATTACAG GTCCTGAGGACTCTGTCCAAGCCTCTGCTTCAGCACCCAATGCCCTTCATCTACCCGTCTCAAAATTGATTACAG GTCCTGAGGACTCTGTCCAAGCCTCTGCTTCAGCACCCAATGCCCTTCATCTACCCATCTCAAAATTGATTACAG GTCCTGAGGACTCTGTCCAAGCCTCTGCTTCAGCACCCAATGCCCTTCATCTACCCGTCTCAAAATTGATTACAG GTCCTGAGGACTCTGTCCAAGCCTCTGCTTCAGCACACAATGCCCTTCATCTACCCGTCTCAAAATTGAAGAAATTTAACTACAAGATTAAAG ACTGCCCAGTGCATTTAAACAAAGAAGACTTTCCATTTGTAAAAACCATGGGAACGAGAATATCAAGAAAT GGGAAAAAAGAGACAAAGGTGCGCTGGCAGCCTTGCTCTGGCTG TGGAGTAAAGTGGAAGGACACGTGGGAGCCTTATGAACTTTTTCATTCAGttgaataa
- the LOC127523010 gene encoding uncharacterized protein LOC127523010 isoform X5: MPGSTLKMCRSCNVHISVACKTCKHCGQKQDMKKAVKLSKQKINDKWVKNMKGGNNFCKLLNSANVLIHKMHALGRYPLLLLGKRNVFGTFSTDVITANSFLSPEEVSIDTIKNIFTSLLKVKYSAQDSGVETCIQSMSSSEEDRGASNKGDDLSGSTGEDVVTLFLTPVDLSCEPSHKKRILEKSKGPEDSVQASASAPNALHLPISKLITGPEDSVQASASASNALHLPISKLITGPEDSVQASASAPNALHLPVSKLITGPEDSVQASASAPNALHLPISKLITGPEDSVQASASAPNALHLPISKLITGPEDSVQASASAPNALHLPVSKLITGPEDSVQASASAHNALHLPVSKLKKFNYKIKDCPVHLNKEDFPFVKTMGTRISRNGKKETKVRWQPCSGCGVKWKDTWEPYELFHSVE, from the exons ATGCCTGGATCCACACTAAAAATGTGCAGATCATGCAATGTCCACATTTCAGTGGCGTGCAAAACCTGCAAACATTGCGGGCAAAAACAAGACATGAAAAAGGCAGTAaaactttcaaaacaaaaaataaatgacaagtGGGTCAAAAACATGAAAGGTGGAAATAATTTTTGTAAACTCCTAAATTCTGCAAATGTTTTG ATTCACAAAATGCATGCCTTAGGGAGGTATCCTCTTCTTCTCTTGGGGAAGAGGAATGTTTTTGGAACCTTCTCAACTGACGTGATCACAGCCAATTCCTTTTTATCCCCAGAGGAGGTGTCCATTGACACAATAAAGAACATCTTTACAAGTCTTCTAAAAG tgaaatattctGCCCAGGACAGTGGAGTTGAGACATGCATCCAAAGCATGTCGTCCAGTGAGGAAGATCGTGGTGCTAGCAATAAAGGGGATGATCTCAGTGGCAGCACTGGTGAGGATGTTGTTACTTTATTCCTTACTCCAGTGGATCTCTCATGCGAACCCTCTCACAAAAAGAGGATCCTGGAGAAATCTAAAG GTCCTGAGGACTCTGTCCAAGCCTCTGCTTCAGCACCCAATGCCCTTCATCTACCCATCTCAAAATTGATTACAG GTCCTGAGGACTCTGTCCAAGCCTCTGCTTCAGCATCCAATGCCCTTCATCTACCCATCTCAAAATTGATTACAG GTCCTGAGGACTCTGTCCAAGCCTCTGCTTCAGCACCCAATGCCCTTCATCTACCCGTCTCAAAATTGATTACAG GTCCTGAGGACTCTGTCCAAGCCTCTGCTTCAGCACCCAATGCCCTTCATCTACCCATCTCAAAATTGATTACAG GTCCTGAGGACTCTGTCCAAGCCTCTGCTTCAGCACCCAATGCCCTTCATCTACCCATCTCAAAATTGATTACAG GTCCTGAGGACTCTGTCCAAGCCTCTGCTTCAGCACCCAATGCCCTTCATCTACCCGTCTCAAAATTGATTACAG GTCCTGAGGACTCTGTCCAAGCCTCTGCTTCAGCACACAATGCCCTTCATCTACCCGTCTCAAAATTGAAGAAATTTAACTACAAGATTAAAG ACTGCCCAGTGCATTTAAACAAAGAAGACTTTCCATTTGTAAAAACCATGGGAACGAGAATATCAAGAAAT GGGAAAAAAGAGACAAAGGTGCGCTGGCAGCCTTGCTCTGGCTG TGGAGTAAAGTGGAAGGACACGTGGGAGCCTTATGAACTTTTTCATTCAGttgaataa
- the LOC127523010 gene encoding uncharacterized protein LOC127523010 isoform X1 gives MPGSTLKMCRSCNVHISVACKTCKHCGQKQDMKKAVKLSKQKINDKWVKNMKGGNNFCKLLNSANVLIHKMHALGRYPLLLLGKRNVFGTFSTDVITANSFLSPEEVSIDTIKNIFTSLLKVKYSAQDSGVETCIQSMSSSEEDRGASNKGDDLSGSTGEDVVTLFLTPVDLSCEPSHKKRILEKSKGPEDSVQASASAPNALHLPISKLITGPEDSVQASASASNALHLPISKLITGPEDSVQASASAPNALHLPVSKLITGPEDSVQASASAPNALHLPISKLITGPEDSVQASAAAPNALHLPVSKLITGPEDSVQASASAPNALHLPISKLIIGPEDSVQASASAPNALHLPISKLITGPEDSVQASASAPNALHLPISKLITGPEDSVQASASAPNALHLPVSKLITGPEDSVQASASAHNALHLPVSKLKKFNYKIKDCPVHLNKEDFPFVKTMGTRISRNGKKETKVRWQPCSGCGVKWKDTWEPYELFHSVE, from the exons ATGCCTGGATCCACACTAAAAATGTGCAGATCATGCAATGTCCACATTTCAGTGGCGTGCAAAACCTGCAAACATTGCGGGCAAAAACAAGACATGAAAAAGGCAGTAaaactttcaaaacaaaaaataaatgacaagtGGGTCAAAAACATGAAAGGTGGAAATAATTTTTGTAAACTCCTAAATTCTGCAAATGTTTTG ATTCACAAAATGCATGCCTTAGGGAGGTATCCTCTTCTTCTCTTGGGGAAGAGGAATGTTTTTGGAACCTTCTCAACTGACGTGATCACAGCCAATTCCTTTTTATCCCCAGAGGAGGTGTCCATTGACACAATAAAGAACATCTTTACAAGTCTTCTAAAAG tgaaatattctGCCCAGGACAGTGGAGTTGAGACATGCATCCAAAGCATGTCGTCCAGTGAGGAAGATCGTGGTGCTAGCAATAAAGGGGATGATCTCAGTGGCAGCACTGGTGAGGATGTTGTTACTTTATTCCTTACTCCAGTGGATCTCTCATGCGAACCCTCTCACAAAAAGAGGATCCTGGAGAAATCTAAAG GTCCTGAGGACTCTGTCCAAGCCTCTGCTTCAGCACCCAATGCCCTTCATCTACCCATCTCAAAATTGATTACAG GTCCTGAGGACTCTGTCCAAGCCTCTGCTTCAGCATCCAATGCCCTTCATCTACCCATCTCAAAATTGATTACAG GTCCTGAGGACTCTGTCCAAGCCTCTGCTTCAGCACCCAATGCCCTTCATCTACCCGTCTCAAAATTGATTACAG GTCCTGAGGACTCTGTCCAAGCCTCTGCTTCAGCACCCAATGCCCTTCATCTACCCATTTCAAAATTGATTACAG GTCCTGAGGACTCTGTCCAAGCCTCTGCTGCAGCACCCAATGCCCTTCATCTACCCGTCTCAAAATTGATTACAG GTCCTGAGGACTCTGTCCAAGCCTCTGCTTCAGCACCCAATGCCCTTCATCTACCCATCTCAAAACTGATTATAG GTCCTGAGGACTCTGTCCAAGCCTCTGCTTCAGCACCCAATGCCCTTCATCTACCCATCTCAAAATTGATTACAG GTCCTGAGGACTCTGTCCAAGCCTCTGCTTCAGCACCCAATGCCCTTCATCTACCCATCTCAAAATTGATTACAG GTCCTGAGGACTCTGTCCAAGCCTCTGCTTCAGCACCCAATGCCCTTCATCTACCCGTCTCAAAATTGATTACAG GTCCTGAGGACTCTGTCCAAGCCTCTGCTTCAGCACACAATGCCCTTCATCTACCCGTCTCAAAATTGAAGAAATTTAACTACAAGATTAAAG ACTGCCCAGTGCATTTAAACAAAGAAGACTTTCCATTTGTAAAAACCATGGGAACGAGAATATCAAGAAAT GGGAAAAAAGAGACAAAGGTGCGCTGGCAGCCTTGCTCTGGCTG TGGAGTAAAGTGGAAGGACACGTGGGAGCCTTATGAACTTTTTCATTCAGttgaataa
- the LOC127523010 gene encoding uncharacterized protein LOC127523010 isoform X2, whose product MPGSTLKMCRSCNVHISVACKTCKHCGQKQDMKKAVKLSKQKINDKWVKNMKGGNNFCKLLNSANVLIHKMHALGRYPLLLLGKRNVFGTFSTDVITANSFLSPEEVSIDTIKNIFTSLLKVKYSAQDSGVETCIQSMSSSEEDRGASNKGDDLSGSTGEDVVTLFLTPVDLSCEPSHKKRILEKSKGPEDSVQASASAPNALHLPISKLITGPEDSVQASASASNALHLPISKLITGPEDSVQASASAPNALHLPVSKLITGPEDSVQASAAAPNALHLPVSKLITGPEDSVQASASAPNALHLPISKLIIGPEDSVQASASAPNALHLPISKLITGPEDSVQASASAPNALHLPISKLITGPEDSVQASASAPNALHLPVSKLITGPEDSVQASASAHNALHLPVSKLKKFNYKIKDCPVHLNKEDFPFVKTMGTRISRNGKKETKVRWQPCSGCGVKWKDTWEPYELFHSVE is encoded by the exons ATGCCTGGATCCACACTAAAAATGTGCAGATCATGCAATGTCCACATTTCAGTGGCGTGCAAAACCTGCAAACATTGCGGGCAAAAACAAGACATGAAAAAGGCAGTAaaactttcaaaacaaaaaataaatgacaagtGGGTCAAAAACATGAAAGGTGGAAATAATTTTTGTAAACTCCTAAATTCTGCAAATGTTTTG ATTCACAAAATGCATGCCTTAGGGAGGTATCCTCTTCTTCTCTTGGGGAAGAGGAATGTTTTTGGAACCTTCTCAACTGACGTGATCACAGCCAATTCCTTTTTATCCCCAGAGGAGGTGTCCATTGACACAATAAAGAACATCTTTACAAGTCTTCTAAAAG tgaaatattctGCCCAGGACAGTGGAGTTGAGACATGCATCCAAAGCATGTCGTCCAGTGAGGAAGATCGTGGTGCTAGCAATAAAGGGGATGATCTCAGTGGCAGCACTGGTGAGGATGTTGTTACTTTATTCCTTACTCCAGTGGATCTCTCATGCGAACCCTCTCACAAAAAGAGGATCCTGGAGAAATCTAAAG GTCCTGAGGACTCTGTCCAAGCCTCTGCTTCAGCACCCAATGCCCTTCATCTACCCATCTCAAAATTGATTACAG GTCCTGAGGACTCTGTCCAAGCCTCTGCTTCAGCATCCAATGCCCTTCATCTACCCATCTCAAAATTGATTACAG GTCCTGAGGACTCTGTCCAAGCCTCTGCTTCAGCACCCAATGCCCTTCATCTACCCGTCTCAAAATTGATTACAG GTCCTGAGGACTCTGTCCAAGCCTCTGCTGCAGCACCCAATGCCCTTCATCTACCCGTCTCAAAATTGATTACAG GTCCTGAGGACTCTGTCCAAGCCTCTGCTTCAGCACCCAATGCCCTTCATCTACCCATCTCAAAACTGATTATAG GTCCTGAGGACTCTGTCCAAGCCTCTGCTTCAGCACCCAATGCCCTTCATCTACCCATCTCAAAATTGATTACAG GTCCTGAGGACTCTGTCCAAGCCTCTGCTTCAGCACCCAATGCCCTTCATCTACCCATCTCAAAATTGATTACAG GTCCTGAGGACTCTGTCCAAGCCTCTGCTTCAGCACCCAATGCCCTTCATCTACCCGTCTCAAAATTGATTACAG GTCCTGAGGACTCTGTCCAAGCCTCTGCTTCAGCACACAATGCCCTTCATCTACCCGTCTCAAAATTGAAGAAATTTAACTACAAGATTAAAG ACTGCCCAGTGCATTTAAACAAAGAAGACTTTCCATTTGTAAAAACCATGGGAACGAGAATATCAAGAAAT GGGAAAAAAGAGACAAAGGTGCGCTGGCAGCCTTGCTCTGGCTG TGGAGTAAAGTGGAAGGACACGTGGGAGCCTTATGAACTTTTTCATTCAGttgaataa
- the LOC127523010 gene encoding uncharacterized protein LOC127523010 isoform X6, which produces MPGSTLKMCRSCNVHISVACKTCKHCGQKQDMKKAVKLSKQKINDKWVKNMKGGNNFCKLLNSANVLIHKMHALGRYPLLLLGKRNVFGTFSTDVITANSFLSPEEVSIDTIKNIFTSLLKVKYSAQDSGVETCIQSMSSSEEDRGASNKGDDLSGSTGEDVVTLFLTPVDLSCEPSHKKRILEKSKGPEDSVQASASAPNALHLPISKLITGPEDSVQASASASNALHLPISKLITGPEDSVQASASAPNALHLPVSKLITGPEDSVQASASAPNALHLPISKLIIGPEDSVQASASAPNALHLPISKLITGPEDSVQASASAPNALHLPVSKLITGPEDSVQASASAHNALHLPVSKLKKFNYKIKDCPVHLNKEDFPFVKTMGTRISRNGKKETKVRWQPCSGCGVKWKDTWEPYELFHSVE; this is translated from the exons ATGCCTGGATCCACACTAAAAATGTGCAGATCATGCAATGTCCACATTTCAGTGGCGTGCAAAACCTGCAAACATTGCGGGCAAAAACAAGACATGAAAAAGGCAGTAaaactttcaaaacaaaaaataaatgacaagtGGGTCAAAAACATGAAAGGTGGAAATAATTTTTGTAAACTCCTAAATTCTGCAAATGTTTTG ATTCACAAAATGCATGCCTTAGGGAGGTATCCTCTTCTTCTCTTGGGGAAGAGGAATGTTTTTGGAACCTTCTCAACTGACGTGATCACAGCCAATTCCTTTTTATCCCCAGAGGAGGTGTCCATTGACACAATAAAGAACATCTTTACAAGTCTTCTAAAAG tgaaatattctGCCCAGGACAGTGGAGTTGAGACATGCATCCAAAGCATGTCGTCCAGTGAGGAAGATCGTGGTGCTAGCAATAAAGGGGATGATCTCAGTGGCAGCACTGGTGAGGATGTTGTTACTTTATTCCTTACTCCAGTGGATCTCTCATGCGAACCCTCTCACAAAAAGAGGATCCTGGAGAAATCTAAAG GTCCTGAGGACTCTGTCCAAGCCTCTGCTTCAGCACCCAATGCCCTTCATCTACCCATCTCAAAATTGATTACAG GTCCTGAGGACTCTGTCCAAGCCTCTGCTTCAGCATCCAATGCCCTTCATCTACCCATCTCAAAATTGATTACAG GTCCTGAGGACTCTGTCCAAGCCTCTGCTTCAGCACCCAATGCCCTTCATCTACCCGTCTCAAAATTGATTACAG GTCCTGAGGACTCTGTCCAAGCCTCTGCTTCAGCACCCAATGCCCTTCATCTACCCATCTCAAAACTGATTATAG GTCCTGAGGACTCTGTCCAAGCCTCTGCTTCAGCACCCAATGCCCTTCATCTACCCATCTCAAAATTGATTACAG GTCCTGAGGACTCTGTCCAAGCCTCTGCTTCAGCACCCAATGCCCTTCATCTACCCGTCTCAAAATTGATTACAG GTCCTGAGGACTCTGTCCAAGCCTCTGCTTCAGCACACAATGCCCTTCATCTACCCGTCTCAAAATTGAAGAAATTTAACTACAAGATTAAAG ACTGCCCAGTGCATTTAAACAAAGAAGACTTTCCATTTGTAAAAACCATGGGAACGAGAATATCAAGAAAT GGGAAAAAAGAGACAAAGGTGCGCTGGCAGCCTTGCTCTGGCTG TGGAGTAAAGTGGAAGGACACGTGGGAGCCTTATGAACTTTTTCATTCAGttgaataa
- the LOC127523010 gene encoding uncharacterized protein LOC127523010 isoform X11 produces MPGSTLKMCRSCNVHISVACKTCKHCGQKQDMKKAVKLSKQKINDKWVKNMKGGNNFCKLLNSANVLIHKMHALGRYPLLLLGKRNVFGTFSTDVITANSFLSPEEVSIDTIKNIFTSLLKVKYSAQDSGVETCIQSMSSSEEDRGASNKGDDLSGSTGEDVVTLFLTPVDLSCEPSHKKRILEKSKGPEDSVQASASAPNALHLPISKLITGPEDSVQASASASNALHLPISKLITGPEDSVQASASAPNALHLPVSKLITGPEDSVQASAAAPNALHLPVSKLITGPEDSVQASASAPNALHLPVSKLITGPEDSVQASASAHNALHLPVSKLKKFNYKIKDCPVHLNKEDFPFVKTMGTRISRNGKKETKVRWQPCSGCGVKWKDTWEPYELFHSVE; encoded by the exons ATGCCTGGATCCACACTAAAAATGTGCAGATCATGCAATGTCCACATTTCAGTGGCGTGCAAAACCTGCAAACATTGCGGGCAAAAACAAGACATGAAAAAGGCAGTAaaactttcaaaacaaaaaataaatgacaagtGGGTCAAAAACATGAAAGGTGGAAATAATTTTTGTAAACTCCTAAATTCTGCAAATGTTTTG ATTCACAAAATGCATGCCTTAGGGAGGTATCCTCTTCTTCTCTTGGGGAAGAGGAATGTTTTTGGAACCTTCTCAACTGACGTGATCACAGCCAATTCCTTTTTATCCCCAGAGGAGGTGTCCATTGACACAATAAAGAACATCTTTACAAGTCTTCTAAAAG tgaaatattctGCCCAGGACAGTGGAGTTGAGACATGCATCCAAAGCATGTCGTCCAGTGAGGAAGATCGTGGTGCTAGCAATAAAGGGGATGATCTCAGTGGCAGCACTGGTGAGGATGTTGTTACTTTATTCCTTACTCCAGTGGATCTCTCATGCGAACCCTCTCACAAAAAGAGGATCCTGGAGAAATCTAAAG GTCCTGAGGACTCTGTCCAAGCCTCTGCTTCAGCACCCAATGCCCTTCATCTACCCATCTCAAAATTGATTACAG GTCCTGAGGACTCTGTCCAAGCCTCTGCTTCAGCATCCAATGCCCTTCATCTACCCATCTCAAAATTGATTACAG GTCCTGAGGACTCTGTCCAAGCCTCTGCTTCAGCACCCAATGCCCTTCATCTACCCGTCTCAAAATTGATTACAG GTCCTGAGGACTCTGTCCAAGCCTCTGCTGCAGCACCCAATGCCCTTCATCTACCCGTCTCAAAATTGATTACAG GTCCTGAGGACTCTGTCCAAGCCTCTGCTTCAGCACCCAATGCCCTTCATCTACCCGTCTCAAAATTGATTACAG GTCCTGAGGACTCTGTCCAAGCCTCTGCTTCAGCACACAATGCCCTTCATCTACCCGTCTCAAAATTGAAGAAATTTAACTACAAGATTAAAG ACTGCCCAGTGCATTTAAACAAAGAAGACTTTCCATTTGTAAAAACCATGGGAACGAGAATATCAAGAAAT GGGAAAAAAGAGACAAAGGTGCGCTGGCAGCCTTGCTCTGGCTG TGGAGTAAAGTGGAAGGACACGTGGGAGCCTTATGAACTTTTTCATTCAGttgaataa
- the LOC127523010 gene encoding uncharacterized protein LOC127523010 isoform X4 → MPGSTLKMCRSCNVHISVACKTCKHCGQKQDMKKAVKLSKQKINDKWVKNMKGGNNFCKLLNSANVLIHKMHALGRYPLLLLGKRNVFGTFSTDVITANSFLSPEEVSIDTIKNIFTSLLKVKYSAQDSGVETCIQSMSSSEEDRGASNKGDDLSGSTGEDVVTLFLTPVDLSCEPSHKKRILEKSKGPEDSVQASASAPNALHLPISKLITGPEDSVQASASASNALHLPISKLITGPEDSVQASASAPNALHLPVSKLITGPEDSVQASAAAPNALHLPVSKLITGPEDSVQASASAPNALHLPISKLITGPEDSVQASASAPNALHLPISKLITGPEDSVQASASAPNALHLPVSKLITGPEDSVQASASAHNALHLPVSKLKKFNYKIKDCPVHLNKEDFPFVKTMGTRISRNGKKETKVRWQPCSGCGVKWKDTWEPYELFHSVE, encoded by the exons ATGCCTGGATCCACACTAAAAATGTGCAGATCATGCAATGTCCACATTTCAGTGGCGTGCAAAACCTGCAAACATTGCGGGCAAAAACAAGACATGAAAAAGGCAGTAaaactttcaaaacaaaaaataaatgacaagtGGGTCAAAAACATGAAAGGTGGAAATAATTTTTGTAAACTCCTAAATTCTGCAAATGTTTTG ATTCACAAAATGCATGCCTTAGGGAGGTATCCTCTTCTTCTCTTGGGGAAGAGGAATGTTTTTGGAACCTTCTCAACTGACGTGATCACAGCCAATTCCTTTTTATCCCCAGAGGAGGTGTCCATTGACACAATAAAGAACATCTTTACAAGTCTTCTAAAAG tgaaatattctGCCCAGGACAGTGGAGTTGAGACATGCATCCAAAGCATGTCGTCCAGTGAGGAAGATCGTGGTGCTAGCAATAAAGGGGATGATCTCAGTGGCAGCACTGGTGAGGATGTTGTTACTTTATTCCTTACTCCAGTGGATCTCTCATGCGAACCCTCTCACAAAAAGAGGATCCTGGAGAAATCTAAAG GTCCTGAGGACTCTGTCCAAGCCTCTGCTTCAGCACCCAATGCCCTTCATCTACCCATCTCAAAATTGATTACAG GTCCTGAGGACTCTGTCCAAGCCTCTGCTTCAGCATCCAATGCCCTTCATCTACCCATCTCAAAATTGATTACAG GTCCTGAGGACTCTGTCCAAGCCTCTGCTTCAGCACCCAATGCCCTTCATCTACCCGTCTCAAAATTGATTACAG GTCCTGAGGACTCTGTCCAAGCCTCTGCTGCAGCACCCAATGCCCTTCATCTACCCGTCTCAAAATTGATTACAG GTCCTGAGGACTCTGTCCAAGCCTCTGCTTCAGCACCCAATGCCCTTCATCTACCCATCTCAAAATTGATTACAG GTCCTGAGGACTCTGTCCAAGCCTCTGCTTCAGCACCCAATGCCCTTCATCTACCCATCTCAAAATTGATTACAG GTCCTGAGGACTCTGTCCAAGCCTCTGCTTCAGCACCCAATGCCCTTCATCTACCCGTCTCAAAATTGATTACAG GTCCTGAGGACTCTGTCCAAGCCTCTGCTTCAGCACACAATGCCCTTCATCTACCCGTCTCAAAATTGAAGAAATTTAACTACAAGATTAAAG ACTGCCCAGTGCATTTAAACAAAGAAGACTTTCCATTTGTAAAAACCATGGGAACGAGAATATCAAGAAAT GGGAAAAAAGAGACAAAGGTGCGCTGGCAGCCTTGCTCTGGCTG TGGAGTAAAGTGGAAGGACACGTGGGAGCCTTATGAACTTTTTCATTCAGttgaataa